In Rhodoferax sediminis, the sequence TATGATCCTCGTGCGCGTGCTGGGCGAGGGCGATCGGGCCGCCCAAACGTTTGACGGCATGAAGGCGCGGGGCGTGCTGGTCAAGAACGTTTCTAAAATGCACCCCTTGCTGGCGAATTGTTTGCGCCTGACCGTCGGAACGGCGCAGGAAAACGTCAAAATGCTGGCAGCGCTCAAAGAATCACTATGACCACCTCGCCTCCCACTGCACGCACCGCCGAAGTCTCCCGCAAAACGGCCGAGACCCGGATCACCGTCAAGCTCAACCTGGATGGCACGGGTGTGTCGCATCTGGCCACCGGCATCGGCTTTTTCGACCACATGCTGGACCAGATCGCGCGCCACGGCCTGATCGACCTCGACATCCAGGCCGCGGGCGACCTGCACATCGACGGCCACCACACGGTAGAAGACGTGGGCATCACCTTTGGCCAGGCCGTGTACAAGGCCGTGGGCGACAAAAAAGGCATCCGCCGCTACGGCCACGCCTACGTGCCGCTCGACGAGGCGCTGTCGCGCGTGGTGATCGATTTTTCGGGCCGCCCCGGCCTGGTCATGAACGTGCCGTTCAAGAGCGGCATGATCGGCACCTTCGACAGCCAGCTCGCACACGAATTCTTCCAGGGCTTCGTGAACCATGCGTTCGTCACGCTGCACATCGACAACCTGAAGGGCGAGAACGCGCACCACCAGGCCGAGACGGTGTTCAAGGCGTTTGCGCGGGCGCTGCGCTTTGCGCTCGAGATCGACCCGCGCGCGGCCGGCACCATTGCTTCCACCAAAGGGTCGCTCTGAGCGGGTTTCATGACAAAGTGGCCTCCAGCCGGCGTCCATAGGGCGTAATCAGCTATGAATTCAGTAGCAAACAAGACCGTCGCCGTCGTCGA encodes:
- the hisB gene encoding imidazoleglycerol-phosphate dehydratase HisB; amino-acid sequence: MTTSPPTARTAEVSRKTAETRITVKLNLDGTGVSHLATGIGFFDHMLDQIARHGLIDLDIQAAGDLHIDGHHTVEDVGITFGQAVYKAVGDKKGIRRYGHAYVPLDEALSRVVIDFSGRPGLVMNVPFKSGMIGTFDSQLAHEFFQGFVNHAFVTLHIDNLKGENAHHQAETVFKAFARALRFALEIDPRAAGTIASTKGSL